GCAAGCAAAGCAGCGGCCATGTCGCGGCGCACCGGATACCACCAAGCCGGTGGGTCGGCGAACCCGGCCATGATCTTCGACTCCTGCAATTTGCTCGCCACGCCGAATGCCTTCAGCGCCGCCTTTGGCTGGTGATCGAGCATCGCCGCGCGCCCGACCAGCACGGCCCTGGCGATGGCCGCCATGCGCGATGCCGCCATGGCTGGGCTATTATTCCCGGGCGCGGCGATCGGCTTGATCGCTGCGGCCTCCGCCAGGACCCTCTTCACATCGCCGAGCCGCGCATAAGCCTCACCGCGCGCATAATGCCAATAAGCCTTCATATAGGGCAGCTTCGGTTCGGGCAGCGCGAGCACGATTTTCGGATCGGCGAAGCGCGCCTGCGCGAAATAACCGGTGCCGGCGACGATCTGCGCATAGGCCGACCCATCGGCACGGCCAGCCGCGATGCGGACCAGCGGATCGCTCAGCGCCAGCGCGGTCTTCGCATCGCCGGAGATCAGCGCGCTGCCGACACCGAACTGCACATTGTGCGGATGATAGGGCAATTGCCACACGCCATCGGGCATCGTCATGCCAAGTCGTTTGGCATTGGCCATGCCGATCTCCACCGCGCGCATATTCGTGTCGGCCGCATCCTGATAGCGCCCGATCCAATAATAAGTATGCGACGGCATATGGACGAGATGGCTCGCCGCCGGCGCCAGCGCGGCGAGCCGGTCGGCATAGGGTTCGGCGCGCTTGGGGAAACCGCTGATCTCGGTCGCATGAATATAGAAATGGATCGCCGGGGTGTAATCCGGATGCCGTTTCAGCACGCGTTCGAGCAACACGACCGATCGCGGCATATAGCGCATCCTGTCGCTGTGCGCGGTCAGGATCATCCATGCATCGGCGGTGAGCGTCGCGATCGCATCGTCATCGGGATAACGCTCGGCCAGCACGTCCATCGCGCGCGCGAACGCCAGGTCGCCCGGCCCCTTCCCGCCGCCCCTGACATAACGCAGCCGAAGCGCGGCGAGCAGCTCGCGCTCCTTTGCCGGCCCGCTTGCCGCCAGCCGCTCCGCGGTCAGCACCTTCGCCTCGAGCTTGACCATCGCCGCCGCATCGATCGGATAGTTGATCGTCGGCCCGGATGCCCATGCTTCACCCCATCGGCACATCGCGCAATTCGGATCGAGCCGCACCGCTTCGGCGAACGCCGCGATCGACGCCTTGTGCGCAAAGGCCTGGCCAAGCTGCATGCCGTTGTCGAAGAACGCCTGCGCTTCGGGGACCATGGTGCGCACCACGAACCCGCCACCGCCGTAGCCGGGCAACAAGGTCGGGATCTTCGGCACGGCGCCATCGCCGCCGCACATTGCCGATCCAGTCACCGGGGCGGCCGGGGCCGATCCAGCCGCCGGTGCGGGCGGGTTCGCCGGCGCAGACGGCACGTCCTGCGCGACGGCGCCGGGAAAGAATAACAGCGCCATACCCGCGATGATTGGCCGCAACATTCGCGCTTTCCCCGATTCCCCGTCGTCAATGCCAGGATGACGGTTTTTGCGTCCTGATGCCATCCGCGATTTCGTCGGCGGTGAGCGGGGAGATCATCGCGTCGGTTCGGGCGTTTCCGTGCTGCCATCGCGACGCGTGACGAACCGCGCCTCGCCGATATTCGCCGCGTTGACCGAGGCGAAACGATAGACGAACCAGGCGACGACAAGGGTAAGCGGCACCACAAGAGCCGGAACGATCAGGTCGGACCAATGCTCAAACCCTCTGGTCAGCGCGATCGCCGCGAAGAGCCCGGTGAAAAGCACGACGGTCACGCCGCTGCGTGCCGGCGAAATGGTCAGCCCCTTTCGGTCCTGTGCAGGGCTTTGGGGCGACAGAATGAGCAAGAGCAAGCCCAACCCAAATAGCAGGTTGGCGAGTCGATCGATCTCCGGCGCAGGCGTATCGAGCGTCAACGTCAGATACCTACACACCGCATATGCGCCCAAGACAATGGGAAACAGACCCTTAGCCGCGCGTCTCACCGCCGCTTTGATCTCTGACCAATTCAATCTCATTTCTTATGCTGGACGCGGCCCGCCACAAAGGCAAGATGATCGATGCCAGCGACAAAGGTCCGCGCGACATGTGTTGGGTCCAGCCCTAGCCCTAGCGCGCTGCCCCCGCCACGTCCCGTTCCGCCCACCCCCCGCCGAACGCCTGATACAGCGCGACGTAAGCTGTCAGCCGGTCCGCGCGTGCCTGGACCAAAGCGAGTTCGGCGGTGAGTAGCCCGCGCTGCGTGTCGAGCTGGTCGAGATAGGAGGAATAACCCGCGCGGTAGCGGTTGCTGGCGTTGCGCAACGCTGCGGCGAGGGCGTTGCGCTGGCCGGCGATCGCCACCGCCTGTTCGCCCGAACGCTGCACCCCGGCGAGGCTGTCGTCGACTTCGCGGAACGCGGTCAGCGCGGCCTTGCGATACGCGAACGCCGCCTGGTCGCGCCGCGCCGCGCTGGCGCCGGCCTGAGCGCGCAACCGGCCGCCGTCGAAGATCGGCGACAGGATGCTGCCGCCGAGCGAGAAGACGCCGACCGGGTTGGACAAGGCGGTCGACAGGATCAGCCCGGCCGATCCGGTCAGGCTGACATTGGGCAGCAGCGCAGCGCGCGAACTGTCGAGCGAGCGATCCGCCGCGACCAATGTCTGTTCCGCCTGGAACAGGTCGGGCCGGCGGCGCAGCAAATCGGCGGGCAAGCCATCGGGCACCGCCGGTGCGACCAAGGCGGTCAGCGGCACGCCACGCTGGATCGCGGCGGGCGTGGCGCCGAGCAAAAGGCTCAGCGCATTCTCCTGCCGGCTGATCGCCAGTTCGGCTTGCGGCACGAGCTGTTCGGTCGCGCGATATTCACCCTCCGCCTGATGCAGTTCGAGGTTGGAGGTATAACCCGTCTCCGCGCGCCGCCGCGCGATGCGCAATGCCTCGCCCCGCGACCCCAGCGTGTCGCGCGCCACCGCGAGCCGCGCGTCGAGCGCGCGCAAGGTTATATAACCGCTCGCCACGCTGCTCGCGATGCCGAGTCGCACCGTGTCGCGCGCGCCTTCACTCGCGAGCAATTG
This portion of the Sphingomonas sp. So64.6b genome encodes:
- a CDS encoding efflux transporter outer membrane subunit produces the protein MKARVILMLAVLAGGCAGPRPEAPAASAVVAPPGWRTALGPGEPIRADWWAAFGDPVLTGLVDRALANNPDLGAAAARVEEARAQERLSRAQLAPQVNVGAAASDARTLSAFGTPSTNFGAQPTVTASYDLDLFGRLRQASAAVRAQLLASEGARDTVRLGIASSVASGYITLRALDARLAVARDTLGSRGEALRIARRRAETGYTSNLELHQAEGEYRATEQLVPQAELAISRQENALSLLLGATPAAIQRGVPLTALVAPAVPDGLPADLLRRRPDLFQAEQTLVAADRSLDSSRAALLPNVSLTGSAGLILSTALSNPVGVFSLGGSILSPIFDGGRLRAQAGASAARRDQAAFAYRKAALTAFREVDDSLAGVQRSGEQAVAIAGQRNALAAALRNASNRYRAGYSSYLDQLDTQRGLLTAELALVQARADRLTAYVALYQAFGGGWAERDVAGAAR